In Nycticebus coucang isolate mNycCou1 chromosome 9, mNycCou1.pri, whole genome shotgun sequence, the following are encoded in one genomic region:
- the SIX1 gene encoding homeobox protein SIX1, with protein MSMLPSFGFTQEQVACVCEVLQQGGNLERLGRFLWSLPACDHLHKNESVLKAKAVVAFHRGNFRELYKILESHQFSPHNHPKLQQLWLKAHYVEAEKLRGRPLGAVGKYRVRRKFPLPRTIWDGEETSYCFKEKSRGVLREWYAHNPYPSPREKRELAEATGLTTTQVSNWFKNRRQRDRAAEAKERENTENNNSSSNKQNQLSPLEGGKPLMSSSEEEFSPPQSPDQNSVLLLQGNLGHARSSNYSLPGLTASQPSHGLQAHQHQLQDSLLGPLTSSLVDLGS; from the exons ATGTCCATGCTGCCGTCCTTCGGCTTCACGCAGGAGCAAGTGGCGTGCGTGTGCGAGGTTCTACAGCAAGGCGGAAACCTAGAGCGCCTGGGCAGGTTCCTGTGGTCACTGCCCGCCTGCGACCACTTGCACAAGAACGAGAGCGTGCTCAAGGCCAAGGCGGTGGTCGCCTTCCACCGCGGCAATTTCCGAGAGCTCTACAAGATCCTGGAGAGCCACCAGTTCTCGCCTCACAATCACCCCAAACTGCAGCAACTGTGGCTGAAGGCTCACTACGTGGAGGCCGAGAAGCTACGCGGCCGACCCTTGGGCGCCGTGGGCAAATACCGAGTGCGCCGAAAATTCCCGCTGCCTCGCACCATCTGGGATGGCGAGGAGACCAGCTATTGCTTCAAGGAGAAGTCGCGGGGGGTGCTGCGAGAGTGGTACGCTCACAATCCCTACCCCTCGCCGCGTGAGAAGCGGGAGCTGGCCGAGGCCACCGGCCTCACCACTACCCAGGTCAGCAACTGGTTTAAGAACCGGAGGCAAAGAGACCGGGCCGCCGAGGCCAAGGAAAG GGAGAATACTGAAAACAATAACTCCTCCTCCAACAAGCAGAATCAACTCTCTCCTCTGGAAGGGGGCAAGCCGCTCATGTCCAGCTCAGAAGAGGAATTCTCACCTCCCCAAAGTCCAGACCAGAACTCGGTCCTACTGCTGCAGGGCAATCTGGGCCACGCCAGGAGCTCAAACTATTCTCTTCCAGGCTTAACGGCCTCACAGCCCAGCCACGGCCTGCAGGCCCATCAGCATCAGCTCCAGGACTCTCTGCTGGGCCCCCTTACCTCTAGTCTGGTGGACTTGGGGTCCTAA